A genomic region of Capnocytophaga canimorsus contains the following coding sequences:
- the lpdA gene encoding dihydrolipoyl dehydrogenase, translated as MSKYDIIVLGSGPGGYVTAIRASQLGFKTAVVEKENLGGVCLNWGCIPTKALLKSAQVFEYLKHASDYGLSVKEFDKDFSAVVKRSRNVAEGMSKGVQFLMKKNKIDVIEGYGKVQPGKKVAVTDKDGNTTEYTAEHIIIATGARSRELPALPQDGKKVIGYRQALTLPEQPKKMIVVGSGAIGIEFAYFYNSMGTEVTIVEYMPNIVPVEDEEVSKQLERSFKKNGIKIMTSAEVTKVDTSGDGVKAYVKTAKGEEILEADVLLSAVGIKTNIENIGLEDVGIATDRDKILVDKFYQTNVPGYYAIGDVTPGQALAHVASAEGILCVEKIKGLHVEPLDYGNIPGCTYCTPEIASVGLTEKQAREKGYDIKVGKFPFSASGKAKAGGNADGFVKVIFDAKYGEWLGCHMIGAGVTDMIAEAVVARKLETTGHEVLKAVHPHPTMSEAVMEAVAAAYGEVIHI; from the coding sequence ATGAGTAAATACGATATTATTGTTTTAGGAAGTGGACCAGGTGGTTACGTTACAGCCATCAGAGCTTCGCAATTGGGCTTTAAAACGGCGGTTGTTGAGAAAGAAAATTTGGGAGGTGTATGCCTAAATTGGGGGTGTATTCCTACCAAAGCGCTTTTAAAATCAGCCCAAGTATTTGAATATTTAAAGCACGCCTCTGATTATGGGCTTTCAGTAAAAGAATTTGATAAAGATTTCTCTGCTGTTGTAAAACGAAGCCGTAATGTAGCCGAAGGAATGAGTAAAGGCGTTCAGTTTTTGATGAAAAAAAATAAAATTGACGTTATCGAAGGATACGGAAAGGTGCAACCAGGCAAAAAAGTTGCTGTTACCGATAAAGACGGAAACACTACGGAATACACAGCTGAGCATATCATTATCGCCACAGGAGCACGTTCACGCGAATTACCTGCACTTCCGCAAGATGGTAAAAAAGTAATCGGTTACCGTCAAGCACTTACTCTACCTGAACAACCTAAAAAAATGATTGTGGTAGGAAGTGGCGCCATCGGAATTGAATTTGCTTACTTTTACAATTCAATGGGAACAGAGGTTACCATCGTAGAATATATGCCGAATATCGTTCCTGTGGAAGACGAAGAGGTGTCCAAACAATTGGAACGCAGCTTCAAGAAAAATGGCATCAAAATTATGACCTCTGCCGAAGTTACAAAGGTAGACACTTCAGGTGATGGCGTAAAAGCTTACGTTAAAACAGCCAAAGGCGAAGAAATACTTGAAGCTGACGTGTTATTATCTGCGGTGGGTATTAAAACCAACATTGAAAACATTGGTTTGGAAGATGTGGGAATCGCTACTGACAGAGATAAAATTTTAGTAGATAAATTCTATCAAACCAACGTTCCAGGTTATTATGCTATTGGCGACGTTACTCCTGGTCAGGCGTTGGCTCACGTGGCTTCTGCTGAAGGTATTTTATGTGTAGAAAAAATCAAAGGATTACACGTTGAACCGCTTGACTACGGAAATATCCCTGGATGTACATATTGTACCCCTGAAATTGCTTCGGTAGGACTTACTGAAAAACAAGCTCGCGAAAAAGGATATGATATCAAAGTTGGTAAATTCCCTTTCTCGGCATCAGGTAAGGCAAAAGCTGGTGGTAATGCCGACGGATTTGTAAAAGTAATTTTCGATGCTAAATACGGAGAGTGGTTAGGTTGTCATATGATTGGTGCTGGTGTTACTGATATGATTGCTGAAGCTGTAGTTGCCAGAAAACTGGAAACCACAGGTCACGAAGTGTTAAAAGCGGTTCACCCCCACCCTACTATGAGTGAAGCCGTTATGGAGGCCGTTGCTGCTGCCTATGGAGAAGTAATTCACATTTAA
- a CDS encoding ABC transporter ATP-binding protein: protein MTELRYLRKYFYKYRYYLILGIFITIIARIFSLVMPEYVQNSITAIEQYATLPEKEGNQIKQILLQYVLIIIGATLLSALFTFFMRQLIINVSRYIEYDLKNEIFVKYQQLSLNFYKRNRTGDLMNRISEDVSKVRMYVGPAIMYSVQTITLFVCVVPLMFYTSAKLTLYTLIPLPILSILIYIVSKKIHRQTLVVQQYLSQLSTFSQETFSGISVIKAYADEARVNAQLADLAESGRQKSIKLAKIQAIFFPTMILMIGLSLIFVVFIGGKLYYQGEIESIGVIVKFSIYVMMLTWPVATVGWVSSIVQQAEASQKRINEFLAEVPEIQNAPNAHKINIQGDIRFENVSFTYPDTGIEALKNVSFTLKKGQNIAIIGKTGSGKSTILDLITRTFDATSGEIFIDGYSIKQLDLKQLREAISVVPQESFLFSDSIRNNLLFGNAQATEAQMIAMSQNAVVHQNILEFPKQYDTILGERGVSLSGGQKQRLCIARALLKPAQVYLFDDSLSAVDTDTEEKILHNLDTVIQGKTRIIVSHRISATQNADLIIMLEAGKVSAMGSHQELYQNSRVYRAFYEAQRPK from the coding sequence ATGACCGAATTACGCTACTTAAGAAAATATTTTTATAAGTATCGGTATTACTTAATATTAGGAATATTTATCACCATTATTGCACGTATATTTTCATTGGTAATGCCCGAATACGTACAGAACTCAATAACCGCCATTGAGCAGTACGCCACATTGCCCGAAAAAGAGGGTAATCAAATTAAACAGATATTATTGCAATACGTGCTTATTATCATTGGAGCTACATTGCTTTCGGCTCTGTTTACGTTTTTTATGCGTCAGCTTATTATTAACGTATCTCGCTACATTGAATACGATTTGAAGAATGAAATCTTTGTGAAGTACCAACAACTTTCGCTTAATTTCTATAAACGTAATCGCACAGGCGACTTGATGAATCGTATCAGTGAAGATGTTAGCAAAGTACGTATGTATGTAGGTCCTGCCATTATGTATAGCGTTCAAACCATTACGCTTTTTGTTTGCGTAGTGCCTTTAATGTTTTACACTTCAGCGAAATTAACTCTTTATACCCTTATCCCACTTCCTATTCTCTCTATTTTGATTTATATAGTGAGTAAGAAAATTCATCGGCAAACGCTGGTCGTACAACAATACCTATCACAACTCTCTACCTTTTCGCAGGAAACATTTTCAGGTATAAGTGTTATTAAAGCCTATGCCGATGAGGCTCGTGTGAATGCTCAATTAGCTGATTTGGCGGAATCAGGCAGACAGAAAAGCATCAAATTAGCAAAAATACAAGCCATTTTCTTTCCTACAATGATACTGATGATTGGATTAAGTTTGATTTTTGTGGTGTTTATAGGAGGAAAATTATATTATCAAGGAGAGATTGAGTCTATTGGAGTTATTGTCAAATTCAGTATCTATGTGATGATGCTTACTTGGCCTGTGGCAACAGTGGGTTGGGTAAGTTCAATAGTACAACAAGCCGAAGCTTCACAAAAACGCATCAATGAGTTTTTAGCTGAGGTTCCTGAAATACAAAATGCACCCAATGCTCATAAAATAAATATTCAAGGAGATATTCGCTTTGAAAATGTAAGTTTTACCTATCCCGATACGGGAATTGAAGCACTCAAAAATGTTTCTTTTACCCTTAAAAAAGGACAAAACATAGCCATAATAGGTAAAACAGGAAGTGGAAAATCAACTATTTTAGATTTGATTACTCGTACCTTTGATGCTACTTCTGGCGAAATTTTCATTGATGGTTATTCCATAAAACAGCTGGATTTAAAACAACTTCGTGAGGCAATTTCAGTGGTGCCACAGGAATCCTTTTTATTCTCCGATTCGATTAGAAACAATCTGCTTTTTGGGAATGCTCAAGCCACAGAAGCGCAAATGATTGCGATGAGCCAAAATGCAGTAGTGCATCAAAACATTTTGGAGTTTCCTAAACAATACGACACTATTTTAGGGGAGCGTGGGGTGTCGCTCAGCGGAGGTCAGAAACAACGTTTGTGCATTGCAAGGGCTTTGCTTAAACCGGCACAGGTTTATCTGTTTGATGATAGCCTATCGGCGGTTGATACGGATACTGAGGAGAAGATATTGCACAATTTGGACACGGTTATTCAAGGGAAAACACGTATTATCGTCAGTCATCGTATTTCAGCCACTCAAAATGCTGATCTTATCATAATGCTTGAAGCTGGAAAAGTATCAGCAATGGGTTCGCATCAAGAACTTTATCAAAACTCCAGAGTGTATCGTGCCTTTTACGAGGCACAACGCCCAAAATAG
- a CDS encoding S9 family peptidase: protein MKLKNYVLFLGLVIFVNVVFAQNKAITLEDIWAKGVFYPEQISHLSAMKNTNQYTTLNYNREAGSQQIDLYDFTTLKKVKTLFDTSNESEFSLFINDYTFSPDEKWLLIASESEQIYRHSFVANYYLYNLQTNKGIRISTNKIQEPTFSPDGNKIAYAYNNNLYIYEINTNKTTQITFDGKKNKIINGITDWVYEEEFGFVRAFDWNADGTKLAYIRFDESQVPEFSMDVYGIGLYPTQQVFKYPKAGQTNSEVSVHIYDISTQKIFDTPVATNKKQVSKQTSSDAQDNLYYYIPRIRWTNDKNTLSVQTLNRHQNNFNLNLINSQTHQVHSVVNEQNNTYVEITDNLIFLKDNSFLITSEKDGFNHIYHYDKNGKLKKQITKGNWEVTKFYGYDSKTERIFYQSTENGSINRGVYSISINGKNKKQLSANKGTNVAIFSPDFSLYINEFSSVTKPTHYTLNNSKDGKIIKDILDNSEYEKVISEYRLAKKEFFELDSPNGKLNAYIIKPNDFDPNKKYPLLMYQYSGPGSQEVSNKWLDTNDFWHFLLVQQGYLVACVDGRGTGYKGSDFKKCTYKELGKYEVEDQIIAARFFANQSYVDANRIGIWGWSFGGFMSSNCLFQAGDVFKTAIAVAPVTSWRFYDTIYTERFMQTPEENPYGYDDNSPLTHAKNLKGNYLLIHGTADDNVHVQNAMVLINKLVQLNKNFNWLIYPDRDHGIYGGYTRLQLYQKMTEYLLEKL, encoded by the coding sequence ATGAAGCTGAAAAATTATGTTTTGTTTTTAGGGTTAGTTATTTTTGTAAATGTTGTGTTCGCTCAAAACAAAGCCATTACTTTGGAAGATATTTGGGCAAAGGGTGTGTTTTATCCGGAGCAGATATCTCACCTATCGGCGATGAAGAATACAAATCAGTATACAACACTAAATTACAATCGAGAAGCAGGTTCACAGCAGATTGATTTATATGATTTCACTACACTCAAAAAGGTAAAAACACTATTTGACACTTCAAATGAGAGCGAGTTTTCGTTGTTTATCAATGATTATACATTCAGTCCTGATGAGAAATGGTTACTTATCGCTTCGGAGTCTGAACAAATTTACCGACATTCGTTTGTAGCAAACTATTATCTTTACAATTTACAAACAAACAAAGGAATCCGAATTAGCACAAATAAAATTCAAGAACCAACCTTTTCACCAGACGGAAACAAAATCGCATACGCCTACAATAACAATTTATACATCTACGAGATAAACACCAACAAAACCACGCAAATTACTTTTGATGGAAAGAAAAACAAAATCATCAACGGGATAACTGATTGGGTGTATGAAGAAGAATTCGGCTTTGTGAGAGCATTTGATTGGAACGCTGATGGAACAAAATTAGCTTACATTCGATTTGACGAAAGCCAAGTTCCAGAGTTTTCAATGGACGTTTATGGAATAGGACTCTATCCCACACAACAAGTTTTCAAATATCCAAAAGCTGGACAGACAAATTCAGAAGTTTCAGTGCACATTTATGATATTTCGACCCAAAAGATATTCGACACACCCGTTGCAACGAATAAAAAACAAGTCAGTAAACAAACTTCATCCGATGCACAAGATAATTTATACTATTACATACCTCGCATTCGGTGGACAAATGATAAAAACACTCTAAGTGTACAAACTCTCAATAGACATCAAAATAATTTCAACCTAAATTTAATAAACTCACAGACACATCAAGTTCATTCAGTAGTAAATGAACAAAACAACACTTATGTAGAAATTACAGATAACCTAATTTTCTTAAAAGACAATAGTTTTTTAATTACATCAGAGAAAGATGGATTTAATCACATCTATCATTATGATAAAAATGGTAAATTAAAAAAACAAATCACAAAAGGTAATTGGGAAGTTACTAAATTCTATGGATATGATTCTAAAACTGAACGTATTTTCTACCAATCTACTGAAAATGGCTCAATAAATAGAGGTGTTTACAGCATTTCAATCAATGGAAAAAACAAAAAACAGCTTTCTGCTAATAAAGGAACTAACGTCGCTATATTTAGTCCTGACTTTTCGTTATATATTAATGAATTTTCAAGTGTAACAAAGCCAACACACTATACACTTAATAATAGCAAGGACGGGAAAATTATAAAAGACATCTTAGATAATTCAGAATATGAGAAAGTTATTTCAGAATATCGTCTTGCTAAAAAAGAATTCTTTGAATTGGATTCTCCTAATGGAAAATTAAATGCTTACATCATCAAACCTAATGATTTTGACCCTAATAAAAAATATCCGTTACTGATGTATCAATATTCGGGACCAGGTTCACAAGAAGTCAGCAACAAATGGCTTGATACTAACGACTTTTGGCATTTTCTTTTAGTGCAACAAGGTTATTTAGTAGCTTGTGTGGACGGACGCGGAACGGGATATAAAGGTAGTGACTTCAAGAAATGTACTTACAAGGAATTGGGAAAATATGAGGTAGAAGACCAAATAATTGCAGCACGTTTTTTTGCAAATCAATCGTACGTTGATGCAAATCGCATCGGAATTTGGGGTTGGAGCTTTGGCGGATTTATGTCTTCCAACTGTTTGTTTCAAGCTGGTGACGTATTTAAAACAGCCATTGCAGTTGCTCCAGTAACTTCGTGGCGTTTCTATGATACTATTTATACAGAACGATTTATGCAGACTCCAGAAGAAAACCCTTACGGATATGATGATAATTCACCCCTTACACACGCTAAAAATCTTAAAGGAAACTATTTACTTATTCACGGAACAGCTGATGACAATGTGCACGTTCAAAACGCAATGGTGTTGATTAACAAACTCGTTCAGCTGAATAAGAATTTTAATTGGTTGATATATCCAGACAGAGACCACGGCATTTATGGTGGATACACAAGATTACAACTTTACCAAAAGATGACGGAATATCTGCTTGAAAAGTTATAA
- a CDS encoding DUF6261 family protein: MKVNYRKLSTKDLAALTERVIEAVKQSDSNEAKTHLFMKKLEASYQKYYAVLSKQAFSGKGKQVAQADKERDKAFSDIKVFLSGYVRVSSAPNIEAAVALYEQFKIHGLKQDQHSYAEQTVQLGKLIQALLEEENQNHIKKLSLEAAFENLKAKHEEFKMYYNEQAQANAELREITSATKQRKELERDLRRFLSLVTLMFDAEEWISLYNNLNEFVKAAKS, from the coding sequence ATGAAGGTAAATTACAGAAAACTATCAACGAAAGACTTAGCCGCTCTTACCGAGCGAGTTATTGAAGCCGTAAAACAATCGGATAGCAATGAGGCAAAAACACATCTGTTTATGAAGAAACTGGAAGCCTCGTATCAGAAGTATTATGCTGTACTTTCTAAACAAGCCTTTAGCGGAAAAGGGAAGCAAGTAGCACAGGCTGATAAAGAACGCGATAAGGCTTTTTCAGACATTAAGGTGTTCCTTTCGGGCTACGTGCGTGTGTCATCTGCACCTAATATTGAAGCCGCTGTAGCGCTTTACGAACAGTTTAAAATACACGGACTCAAACAAGACCAGCACTCGTATGCCGAACAAACCGTTCAGTTAGGAAAGCTCATTCAGGCACTTTTAGAAGAAGAGAATCAAAATCATATCAAAAAGTTGTCGCTTGAAGCTGCTTTTGAGAATTTGAAAGCCAAGCACGAGGAGTTTAAAATGTATTACAACGAACAAGCTCAAGCCAATGCCGAACTTCGTGAAATAACCTCTGCTACTAAGCAACGCAAAGAATTGGAGCGTGATTTACGTCGATTTTTAAGCTTAGTTACTCTGATGTTTGATGCTGAAGAGTGGATTTCGTTGTACAATAACTTGAATGAATTTGTAAAAGCAGCTAAAAGCTAA
- a CDS encoding sulfite exporter TauE/SafE family protein, with product MTDFIILFIASISAGMLGALTGLGGGAIIVPLLSIGFGVPMHQAVGASLICIIGTSSGAASAYVREGFTNLRVGIFLEVATTLGAIGGAMLAGLLPENLLAIIFGAILILTVLLNLRPKPNYEYPRIKGSWSERLKLYGSYPNANNEISYAARNVLAGFSMMGFAGMISGLLGLGGGAFKVLAMDNIMKLPFKVSTTTSNFMIGVTAAASALIYFQRGDILPQLAAPVLLGVVVGSVTGARIFMKAKVKSLKILFAFVVSSISIYMIYNALKNIL from the coding sequence ATGACAGATTTTATAATACTGTTTATTGCCTCCATTTCGGCAGGTATGCTGGGCGCTTTAACAGGGCTTGGTGGAGGTGCAATTATTGTACCCTTGCTTTCGATAGGCTTTGGAGTACCTATGCATCAAGCCGTTGGGGCTTCCCTAATCTGCATCATTGGGACTTCATCGGGGGCGGCTTCGGCTTACGTTCGGGAAGGATTTACTAACTTAAGAGTTGGCATCTTTTTAGAAGTAGCTACCACTTTGGGTGCCATTGGCGGAGCAATGCTTGCCGGATTATTACCCGAAAATCTACTTGCCATTATTTTTGGAGCGATTCTTATCCTAACCGTGTTATTGAATTTACGTCCGAAACCCAATTACGAATATCCTCGGATAAAAGGCTCTTGGTCAGAACGTTTAAAACTATACGGAAGTTATCCTAATGCCAATAACGAAATTTCGTATGCCGCACGAAACGTTCTTGCTGGTTTTTCAATGATGGGTTTTGCTGGTATGATTTCTGGACTGCTAGGACTAGGTGGTGGTGCTTTTAAAGTACTAGCAATGGACAATATTATGAAACTCCCCTTTAAGGTATCTACCACAACTAGCAATTTTATGATTGGCGTAACGGCTGCCGCAAGTGCTTTAATTTACTTCCAAAGAGGGGATATCCTTCCTCAGTTGGCAGCCCCAGTATTGCTGGGTGTAGTGGTAGGTTCGGTTACAGGAGCTAGAATATTTATGAAAGCAAAAGTAAAATCATTAAAGATTCTTTTTGCTTTTGTGGTATCTTCCATATCTATATATATGATTTATAATGCCCTAAAAAACATACTTTAA
- a CDS encoding peptide MFS transporter, with product MLNPDYKLMLIAWLGVALWVGFVIFSNRKIHPKALFTLFMVELWERFSYYGMRALLILYMTANLVDGGFQFDDAKAFGIYGAYGALVYLTPILGGYFADKLIGFRRAIAFGAILMAAGQFTLFANNQTTFFIGLALLVVGNGFFKPNISSMIGRFYADGDKRRDGAFTLFYMGINMGAFLAPLTCGAIGENEGWQYGFLTAGIGMLLGFIIFFLASRTSVFQNIGLAPDEKPAKNVVSFVPNSILPYVAAAVMVGCSLLLIQHETVVDYMLGALAVIIIGYLLFQASKMELVAKQRIWVVVLLLLFTTIFWTFFELAGSALNLFTARNVDKMLFGFEMKTTYFQSFNPLYIMLFAPVFSWIWIKLSHLNKEPAAPYKFGTGLLLLGLGFLVLKFGGSYAKLGMVPAIFMALLYLLHTLGELALSPVGLSLVTKLSPKHMVAFMMGIWFLSSSIAHQGGKHIAKLTTVNEKSIVEGASFQNADIDKDIKAVLSEKTFKDKLEKSSVESILVSDAFIERLNKLNPQRQYAKSVVTIKETLEDAENYSGTKKDNIVKSATQEFLSFKGNEVNTQVATFADYESLVEKSPEMAIVNVIKGESLNKGLSVFTMLGFIAIGCGIVLFLMGPFITRWMHGVK from the coding sequence ATGTTAAATCCAGATTACAAATTGATGTTGATAGCGTGGCTTGGTGTTGCGCTGTGGGTGGGGTTTGTTATTTTCTCCAATCGTAAAATACATCCGAAAGCCCTTTTTACTCTTTTTATGGTGGAGCTATGGGAACGCTTCAGCTACTACGGTATGCGGGCACTTCTTATCCTTTATATGACTGCGAACTTAGTTGATGGTGGGTTCCAGTTTGATGATGCAAAAGCTTTCGGAATTTACGGAGCTTACGGTGCATTAGTTTACCTTACGCCAATACTTGGTGGATACTTTGCTGATAAACTTATTGGGTTTCGCCGAGCTATTGCCTTCGGTGCAATACTGATGGCAGCGGGGCAATTTACTTTATTTGCTAATAATCAAACTACTTTCTTTATCGGATTAGCTTTATTGGTGGTAGGAAATGGTTTCTTCAAGCCAAATATCTCTTCAATGATTGGTCGTTTTTATGCCGACGGAGATAAAAGACGTGACGGAGCCTTCACTCTATTTTATATGGGAATCAATATGGGTGCATTCTTAGCGCCTTTAACTTGTGGCGCCATTGGGGAGAATGAAGGTTGGCAATACGGATTCTTAACTGCCGGTATAGGAATGCTATTAGGGTTTATTATATTCTTCCTTGCCAGCAGAACAAGTGTTTTTCAGAATATTGGATTAGCCCCAGATGAGAAACCTGCTAAAAATGTAGTCAGTTTTGTTCCTAACAGCATACTTCCGTATGTAGCAGCTGCTGTGATGGTAGGTTGTTCATTGTTGTTAATTCAACACGAAACCGTAGTAGATTATATGCTCGGTGCTTTGGCAGTTATTATCATCGGATATCTATTATTCCAAGCCAGCAAAATGGAATTGGTAGCAAAACAACGTATTTGGGTGGTAGTGTTATTACTTTTATTCACTACTATATTTTGGACGTTCTTCGAGTTGGCAGGTTCAGCACTAAATCTATTTACAGCACGTAACGTAGATAAAATGCTATTCGGATTTGAAATGAAAACTACGTATTTCCAATCATTCAATCCGTTATATATTATGCTTTTCGCCCCCGTTTTCTCTTGGATATGGATAAAATTATCCCATTTAAACAAAGAACCGGCTGCTCCGTATAAGTTCGGAACAGGTTTGCTATTGCTCGGGCTTGGTTTCTTAGTGCTTAAATTCGGTGGTAGCTACGCCAAATTAGGAATGGTACCTGCTATATTTATGGCACTTTTGTACTTATTACATACGCTTGGGGAATTGGCGCTTTCACCCGTAGGTTTGTCTTTAGTAACGAAACTTTCACCCAAACATATGGTAGCGTTTATGATGGGGATTTGGTTTTTATCTTCTTCCATTGCTCATCAAGGTGGAAAACACATTGCTAAACTCACTACCGTAAATGAAAAGTCTATTGTAGAGGGTGCTTCTTTCCAAAACGCTGACATTGATAAAGATATCAAGGCGGTTTTATCTGAAAAAACGTTTAAAGACAAATTGGAAAAATCCTCTGTGGAATCAATCTTAGTTTCCGATGCGTTTATTGAGCGATTAAACAAATTAAATCCGCAACGGCAATATGCCAAGTCGGTAGTAACCATTAAAGAAACTTTGGAAGATGCTGAAAACTACAGCGGAACTAAGAAAGATAATATTGTAAAATCGGCAACACAAGAGTTTTTATCCTTCAAAGGAAATGAGGTTAATACTCAAGTGGCTACTTTTGCTGACTACGAGAGCTTAGTTGAAAAATCTCCCGAAATGGCAATTGTTAACGTCATCAAAGGAGAGTCACTCAACAAAGGACTTTCTGTATTCACAATGTTAGGCTTTATTGCCATTGGTTGTGGTATAGTGCTCTTCCTAATGGGTCCATTCATTACCCGTTGGATGCACGGTGTGAAATAG
- a CDS encoding DUF1634 domain-containing protein: MDTNTEKTNQIIGNVLRIGVILSVVTVIMGLFLNFSENNFKQIAFQENDAINQNYFQHFYSLLIQGESLGIVALGVLLMLATPILRLILSLLLFLKEKDFLYVGITLLVIGILIWSILLGS; this comes from the coding sequence ATGGATACGAATACTGAAAAAACTAATCAAATCATTGGAAATGTACTGCGCATCGGAGTAATTTTATCGGTGGTCACTGTAATTATGGGGTTGTTTTTAAATTTTTCAGAAAATAATTTTAAGCAAATTGCTTTTCAAGAGAATGATGCAATCAATCAAAATTATTTTCAGCATTTTTACTCATTACTTATACAAGGAGAAAGTTTGGGCATCGTAGCCTTAGGCGTATTGCTAATGTTGGCAACTCCCATTTTACGGCTAATCTTATCATTACTTCTCTTTTTAAAAGAAAAAGATTTTTTATACGTAGGGATTACTCTTTTGGTTATTGGCATTTTGATATGGAGCATTCTTTTAGGAAGTTAG
- a CDS encoding diacylglycerol kinase, with product MRFILNRIRSLKFVLRGMLYLLRNENAIIFHSMVCCVLVVLGFCVGLSSAHWIIQILCMGAVLATESLNTAIEKVCDFVHPNYHKKIGEIKDIAAGAVAFATISAFVALCLVYYPYVKALL from the coding sequence ATGCGTTTTATATTAAATAGAATCAGAAGTTTAAAATTTGTACTGCGTGGTATGTTGTATTTATTGCGAAACGAAAATGCTATTATATTCCATAGTATGGTTTGTTGTGTTTTAGTGGTTTTAGGCTTTTGTGTGGGCTTATCCTCAGCACATTGGATCATACAAATTTTATGTATGGGGGCAGTTTTAGCCACTGAAAGTTTGAATACGGCAATTGAAAAGGTTTGTGACTTTGTACATCCAAATTATCATAAAAAAATAGGAGAAATAAAAGATATTGCTGCCGGAGCGGTTGCCTTTGCTACTATTTCGGCTTTTGTAGCGTTGTGTTTGGTATATTATCCGTATGTAAAAGCCCTTTTATAA
- a CDS encoding porin family protein: MKVKKIVLTFLFALAVIAVENLQAQVHLGFKGGANLGKIEGVAYKDQFMLGYHLGGYIGFDFSKHIGLQTEVLFNQSNTKMRDSYTDVWKEAFEKSKKLDYVSVPVLLKVNPKGTFSVVAGPQFSILVNRDENLWQNGEKLFKSADFSLVAGAELNINPLVIYARYGWGFADISNLKEKANSQQIQVGVGLRLF, from the coding sequence ATGAAAGTAAAGAAAATCGTTTTAACTTTTCTATTTGCTTTAGCAGTCATAGCGGTAGAAAACTTACAGGCACAAGTACATTTAGGATTTAAAGGCGGTGCCAACTTAGGAAAAATTGAAGGTGTTGCTTACAAAGACCAATTTATGTTGGGGTATCACTTAGGAGGTTATATTGGTTTTGATTTTTCAAAACATATCGGGCTACAAACCGAAGTGCTTTTCAATCAAAGTAATACTAAAATGCGTGATTCATACACTGATGTTTGGAAAGAAGCCTTCGAGAAAAGTAAAAAACTGGATTATGTGAGCGTTCCTGTGCTTTTAAAAGTCAATCCGAAAGGTACTTTTTCAGTAGTTGCCGGACCTCAATTCAGTATTTTGGTAAATCGTGATGAAAATCTGTGGCAAAACGGAGAAAAACTATTCAAATCTGCTGATTTCTCATTGGTTGCAGGGGCTGAACTTAACATCAATCCTTTGGTTATCTATGCCCGATACGGTTGGGGATTTGCCGATATTAGCAATTTAAAAGAAAAAGCAAACAGCCAACAAATACAAGTAGGTGTAGGGCTGCGCCTGTTTTAA